One segment of Paraburkholderia bonniea DNA contains the following:
- a CDS encoding CaiB/BaiF CoA transferase family protein codes for MGALSHIRVLDLTRVLAGPWCSQTLADFGADVIKIERPHTGDDTRHWGPPYLQAPDGSDTPEAAYYLAANRNKRSLTVDISTPGGQQIIRELALKSDVVLENYKVGQLQKYGLDYASLKALKPDLVYCSVTGFGQTGPYANHAGYDFIVQGIGGFMSLTGERDDQPGGGPQKAGVAIADLMTGMYATIAVLTALTHRERTGVGQYIDMALLDVQVAMLANMNTNFLASGTPPVRWGNAHPNIVPYQTFQASDGWLIVAAGNDSQFRKFVTAGGQAELASDPRFATNPERVRHREVLVPLLAAMVRTASKQHWISALEAAGVPCGPINNLAEVFSHEQVLARGLQIDLPHPSGAVARLVRNPINMSETPPEMLAHPPTLGEHTEAVLQQVLGYDAGQLAALRAQAVI; via the coding sequence ATGGGCGCTCTCAGCCATATCCGCGTGCTGGATCTCACCCGCGTGCTAGCGGGCCCGTGGTGTTCGCAAACACTCGCCGACTTCGGCGCAGACGTCATCAAGATCGAGCGGCCACATACCGGTGACGACACCCGGCACTGGGGCCCGCCATATCTGCAGGCACCCGACGGCAGCGACACGCCAGAAGCCGCCTACTACCTCGCCGCGAACCGCAACAAGCGCTCGCTGACGGTCGATATCTCAACGCCTGGCGGGCAGCAGATCATCCGCGAGCTAGCGCTCAAAAGCGACGTCGTGCTGGAAAACTACAAGGTTGGCCAGTTGCAGAAATACGGTCTTGATTACGCCTCGCTGAAAGCGCTCAAACCTGATCTGGTTTATTGCTCGGTCACAGGCTTTGGACAAACCGGCCCTTACGCCAACCACGCCGGGTACGACTTTATCGTGCAGGGGATCGGCGGCTTCATGAGCCTGACCGGTGAGCGTGACGACCAGCCCGGCGGCGGCCCGCAAAAAGCAGGCGTCGCCATTGCCGACCTGATGACCGGCATGTACGCCACCATCGCCGTGCTCACGGCCCTCACACACCGCGAGCGCACCGGCGTGGGCCAATACATCGACATGGCGTTGCTCGATGTGCAAGTCGCCATGCTAGCCAACATGAACACCAATTTTCTGGCTAGTGGCACACCGCCCGTGCGCTGGGGCAATGCTCATCCGAACATCGTGCCGTATCAAACCTTCCAGGCCAGCGACGGCTGGCTCATCGTCGCGGCAGGCAACGACAGCCAGTTTCGCAAATTCGTTACAGCAGGCGGGCAGGCGGAACTGGCCAGCGACCCACGCTTTGCGACCAACCCTGAACGAGTACGCCACCGCGAGGTGCTGGTGCCGCTTCTCGCTGCGATGGTGCGCACCGCCAGCAAACAGCACTGGATCAGCGCGCTTGAAGCGGCGGGTGTGCCATGCGGGCCGATCAACAATCTGGCAGAAGTGTTCAGCCATGAGCAAGTGCTCGCCCGCGGCTTGCAAATCGATCTGCCCCACCCCAGCGGAGCTGTAGCCCGGCTAGTGCGCAATCCCATCAACATGAGCGAGACCCCGCCCGAAATGCTGGCGCACCCGCCAACCCTTGGCGAACACACCGAGGCGGTCTTGCAACAAGTGCTCGGCTACGACGCCGGCCAGCTCGCCGCGCTTCGCGCGCAAGCGGTGATCTAG
- the alaS gene encoding alanine--tRNA ligase: MKAAEIREKFLKFFESKGHTIVRSSSLVPGNDPTLLFTNSGMVQFKDVFLGTEARPYSRATTSQRSVRAGGKHNDLENVGYTARHHTFFEMLGNFSFGDYFKRDAIHYAWELLTGVYQLPKDKLWITVYQEDDEAHDIWAKEVGVPPERIIRIGDNKGARYASDNFWQMADVGPCGPCSEIFYDHGPDIWGGPPGSPDEDGDRYIEIWNLVFMQFSRDAQGNMTPLPKQCVDTGMGLERIAAVLQHVHSNYEIDLFQALIKAAARETSVTDLSNNSLKVIADHIRACSFLIVDGVIPGNEGRGYVLRRIVRRAIRHGYKLGRKSAFFHRLVPDLVEQMGGAYPELKEAGPRVAEVLRQEEERFFETIEHGMSILDGALAELEAKGGKMLDGELAFKLHDTYGFPLDLTADVCREREVTVDEAAFDLAMARQRDQARAAGKFRMAQGLDYSGAKTVFHGYEKTLFDDARIIALYVDGTAVEQVELGQQAVVVLDHTPFYAESGGQVGDQGVLANASVRFAVTDTAKVQADVVGHHGTLEQGVLKLGDVVKAEIDAVRRTRTERNHSVTHLMHKALREVLGAHVQQKGSLVDPDKTRFDFAHNAPMTDEQIRRVEDIVNAEILANAPGIVQLMSFDDAVKGGAMALFGEKYGDEVRVLDLGFSRELCGGTHVRRTGDIGLFKIVMEGGVAAGIRRVEAITGDNAVRYVQELEARIHAAAAALKTQPADLTQRIGQVQDQVKALEKELGALKSRLASSQGDELAGQAVEVAGVQVLAAMLDGADVKALRETVDKLKSKLKSAAIVLASVEGDRVNLIAGVTPEASKKVKAGDLVNFVAQQVGGKGGGRPDMAQAGGTEPAGLPAALAGVKGWIEARL; the protein is encoded by the coding sequence ATGAAAGCCGCCGAAATCCGCGAAAAATTCCTCAAGTTCTTCGAATCGAAGGGCCACACTATTGTTCGTTCCTCAAGCCTTGTGCCTGGCAACGATCCCACGCTGCTCTTTACCAACTCCGGCATGGTGCAGTTCAAGGATGTTTTCCTTGGAACAGAAGCGCGGCCGTACTCCCGGGCCACCACTTCGCAGCGCAGCGTGCGTGCGGGCGGCAAGCACAACGATCTCGAAAACGTTGGCTATACGGCACGCCACCACACGTTCTTCGAGATGCTGGGCAATTTTTCATTTGGCGATTATTTCAAGCGTGACGCGATTCATTACGCGTGGGAGTTGCTGACGGGCGTCTATCAGCTACCCAAAGACAAGCTCTGGATCACGGTTTATCAGGAAGATGACGAAGCCCATGACATCTGGGCCAAAGAAGTAGGCGTGCCGCCTGAGCGGATCATCCGGATTGGCGACAACAAGGGTGCGCGTTATGCATCGGACAATTTCTGGCAAATGGCGGATGTAGGTCCATGCGGGCCATGCTCCGAAATTTTTTACGATCACGGCCCTGACATCTGGGGTGGTCCGCCGGGCTCGCCTGATGAAGACGGTGACCGCTACATCGAAATCTGGAATCTGGTGTTCATGCAGTTCAGCCGCGATGCTCAGGGCAACATGACACCGCTGCCCAAGCAGTGCGTGGATACGGGCATGGGGCTGGAGCGCATTGCAGCGGTCTTGCAGCACGTGCATAGCAACTACGAGATCGACCTGTTCCAGGCGCTGATTAAAGCAGCGGCCCGCGAAACCAGCGTCACCGACCTGAGCAACAACTCCCTCAAAGTTATCGCGGACCACATCCGGGCCTGCTCGTTCCTGATTGTGGATGGCGTGATTCCGGGCAATGAAGGGCGCGGCTATGTGCTGCGCCGCATCGTGCGCCGGGCGATCCGTCATGGTTACAAGCTGGGTCGCAAAAGCGCGTTTTTCCACCGGCTGGTGCCTGATCTGGTCGAGCAGATGGGCGGCGCCTATCCGGAACTCAAGGAAGCCGGGCCGCGCGTGGCCGAAGTTTTGCGCCAGGAAGAAGAGCGTTTTTTCGAAACGATCGAACACGGCATGTCGATTCTGGACGGTGCGCTGGCCGAGCTTGAAGCGAAGGGCGGCAAGATGCTCGATGGCGAACTGGCGTTCAAGCTGCACGACACCTATGGCTTCCCACTCGATCTCACCGCAGATGTCTGCCGTGAACGCGAGGTAACGGTCGATGAAGCCGCTTTCGATCTCGCCATGGCGCGTCAGCGCGATCAGGCGCGCGCGGCGGGCAAGTTCCGGATGGCTCAGGGGCTGGACTATTCCGGCGCGAAAACAGTGTTTCATGGCTACGAGAAAACTTTGTTTGATGACGCCCGGATCATCGCACTGTATGTCGATGGCACGGCGGTCGAGCAGGTTGAACTGGGTCAGCAAGCGGTCGTGGTGCTGGATCACACGCCGTTTTATGCCGAGTCCGGCGGGCAAGTGGGCGATCAGGGCGTACTGGCTAACGCCAGCGTGCGTTTTGCCGTCACCGATACGGCCAAAGTGCAGGCCGATGTCGTGGGTCATCACGGCACGCTTGAACAAGGCGTGCTGAAGCTGGGCGATGTCGTCAAGGCGGAAATCGACGCGGTGCGGCGTACTCGCACTGAGCGTAATCACTCGGTCACTCACTTGATGCATAAAGCGCTGCGCGAAGTGTTGGGTGCGCATGTGCAGCAAAAGGGCTCGCTGGTTGATCCCGACAAGACCCGCTTCGACTTCGCTCACAACGCACCGATGACTGACGAGCAGATTCGCCGTGTCGAAGACATCGTCAACGCTGAAATCCTGGCCAACGCGCCGGGCATCGTGCAGCTGATGTCATTCGATGACGCAGTGAAAGGCGGTGCGATGGCGCTGTTCGGCGAGAAATATGGCGATGAAGTACGGGTGCTCGATCTCGGCTTTTCACGCGAACTATGTGGCGGCACGCACGTGCGCCGCACTGGCGATATCGGCCTGTTCAAGATCGTGATGGAAGGTGGCGTAGCTGCGGGGATCCGGCGCGTGGAAGCCATTACGGGCGATAACGCAGTGCGCTATGTGCAGGAGCTCGAAGCACGTATTCATGCCGCAGCGGCGGCGCTCAAGACACAACCTGCTGACCTGACGCAACGCATCGGGCAAGTGCAAGACCAGGTGAAGGCGCTTGAAAAAGAACTGGGCGCGCTGAAATCAAGACTGGCTTCCAGCCAGGGCGATGAACTAGCTGGTCAGGCCGTAGAGGTGGCGGGCGTTCAGGTATTGGCAGCGATGCTTGATGGCGCTGATGTCAAGGCGCTGCGTGAAACCGTCGACAAACTCAAAAGCAAACTGAAAAGCGCGGCGATCGTTCTGGCTTCGGTTGAGGGCGATCGGGTCAACCTGATTGCAGGTGTGACACCGGAAGCCAGCAAAAAAGTGAAGGCGGGTGATCTGGTGAACTTTGTCGCCCAGCAAGTGGGCGGCAAAGGCGGTGGCCGCCCCGATATGGCACAAGCAGGCGGAACTGAGCCTGCTGGCTTGCCTGCGGCTTTGGCTGGCGTCAAAGGCTGGATTGAAGCGCGGCTCTAG
- a CDS encoding branched-chain amino acid ABC transporter permease, with the protein MQSLAINLLNGISYGLLLFMLSAGLTLIFSMLGVLNFAHASFYMLGAYIGLAIAAYAGFWSALVLAPMLVGGLGAVLERGLLRRVRPHGHLPELLLTFGAAYLIAEMVTLVWGLQTFSMSVPAVLDGPLLTLYGVPLPRYRAFMMLVSLAMLAVLYGVLRFSRVGLIVRAALTHASAVEALGHNVPRVFTGVFAVGTGLAALAGVIGAPLFVIEPGMADTAGSLMFVVVVMGGLGSLSGALVASLMVGCVQTFAVGSAATLGSLVEWLGMPLPLQWSGLSVSQLAPLVPYMLLVAMLVMRPRGLFGQRDDAA; encoded by the coding sequence GTGCAATCACTTGCGATCAATCTGCTGAACGGCATCAGCTATGGGCTGCTGCTGTTCATGCTGTCGGCCGGACTGACGCTGATCTTCAGCATGCTCGGCGTGCTGAACTTCGCTCATGCCAGCTTTTATATGCTCGGGGCTTACATCGGCCTCGCCATTGCCGCTTATGCAGGTTTCTGGAGTGCGCTGGTGTTGGCTCCGATGCTTGTCGGCGGACTGGGAGCGGTGCTGGAGCGTGGCTTGTTGCGTCGTGTGCGCCCGCATGGGCATTTACCTGAACTGCTATTGACTTTCGGCGCGGCTTATCTGATCGCAGAGATGGTTACGCTGGTGTGGGGGTTGCAAACTTTCAGCATGAGCGTGCCTGCCGTGCTGGATGGGCCCTTGCTGACGCTTTACGGCGTGCCGTTACCGCGTTATCGCGCTTTCATGATGCTGGTCTCGCTCGCCATGCTTGCCGTGCTTTATGGCGTGTTGCGTTTTTCCCGTGTCGGGTTGATTGTGCGTGCGGCGTTGACGCACGCGAGTGCCGTTGAAGCGTTAGGCCACAACGTGCCGCGAGTGTTTACCGGGGTGTTTGCCGTTGGCACTGGGTTGGCCGCGCTGGCTGGGGTGATCGGCGCGCCGCTTTTCGTGATTGAACCAGGCATGGCCGATACGGCAGGTTCGCTGATGTTTGTGGTTGTCGTCATGGGTGGGCTGGGGTCGCTGAGCGGGGCTCTGGTGGCGTCGCTGATGGTGGGCTGCGTGCAGACTTTCGCCGTGGGCAGCGCAGCAACGCTGGGCAGTCTCGTTGAGTGGCTGGGGATGCCGCTACCGCTGCAATGGAGTGGCTTAAGCGTTTCCCAGTTGGCCCCGCTTGTGCCGTATATGTTGCTGGTAGCGATGCTAGTGATGCGGCCGCGTGGTCTATTTGGGCAACGCGATGACGCCGCCTGA
- a CDS encoding branched-chain amino acid ABC transporter permease: MLRSLALAVALAAVVLAPLLSAHGWLLAYLSQTAAMIVFALSYNLLLGSTGLLSFGHAACSGLGALIAAQLFNRFGMPLPLLPLAGGLGGMLAGALLGIIATRRAGTAFAMITLGLGELVAAAAWTLPNWFGGEAGVPIDRAHGAWGGWSFGPANEAYAVIAGWCLLAGMAMFALSRTPLVRQAYAVRDNPVRVAALGGSPRQIRFRMMLLASFFAGIAGTLSLINVELVSAESVSMLRSGSVLMAVVIGGTASFFGPVLGAIVLNIFSVALAGVTRAWPLYLGLLFLVVVMVSPDGLMGLARRQAARLARYGWRPCALPALLSVLAVLAWSSAVVLVVQWAYGVAFSVDAPLNRSPGYWAQARMAWLGALMALLLAGAGALAYRGALRRWAQLAGMEAKASVGANAPVIETRGAS; encoded by the coding sequence ATGCTGCGGTCCTTGGCGCTAGCCGTTGCGCTGGCGGCCGTGGTTCTCGCGCCGCTGCTGTCTGCTCACGGCTGGTTGCTGGCCTATCTCTCGCAGACAGCCGCAATGATCGTCTTCGCGCTGTCTTATAACTTGCTGCTCGGTAGCACCGGCTTACTGTCGTTCGGTCACGCGGCCTGCTCGGGGCTGGGCGCGTTGATTGCTGCGCAGTTGTTCAACCGGTTCGGCATGCCGTTGCCGTTACTGCCGCTTGCCGGTGGTCTGGGTGGGATGCTGGCTGGGGCGCTGCTTGGGATCATCGCCACACGCCGCGCGGGCACGGCCTTTGCGATGATTACGCTGGGCCTTGGCGAACTGGTCGCCGCTGCGGCATGGACGCTGCCCAACTGGTTTGGCGGCGAAGCCGGAGTGCCGATTGACCGGGCGCATGGCGCATGGGGCGGCTGGAGCTTCGGGCCCGCCAATGAGGCCTATGCGGTGATCGCCGGATGGTGCCTCTTGGCAGGCATGGCGATGTTCGCGCTGTCACGCACGCCGCTTGTCCGTCAGGCTTATGCCGTGCGCGATAACCCAGTGCGGGTCGCAGCGCTCGGGGGCTCGCCGCGTCAGATCCGTTTCAGGATGATGTTGCTGGCGTCGTTTTTCGCGGGCATCGCCGGCACGCTGAGCTTGATTAACGTTGAGCTGGTTTCAGCCGAAAGCGTCAGCATGCTGCGCTCGGGCTCGGTGTTGATGGCGGTAGTGATTGGCGGCACCGCATCGTTTTTCGGGCCCGTGCTCGGCGCTATCGTGCTGAACATTTTTAGTGTCGCGCTGGCGGGCGTCACGCGCGCGTGGCCGCTCTATCTCGGCTTGCTGTTTCTTGTGGTGGTGATGGTGTCGCCTGATGGCTTGATGGGTTTAGCCCGGCGTCAGGCTGCCCGTTTGGCGCGCTACGGCTGGCGTCCTTGTGCGCTGCCCGCGCTGCTTAGTGTGCTGGCGGTATTGGCCTGGAGTAGTGCGGTGGTGTTGGTGGTGCAGTGGGCATACGGGGTCGCGTTCAGTGTCGACGCCCCCCTCAACCGCTCGCCAGGCTATTGGGCTCAGGCCCGCATGGCGTGGCTTGGCGCACTAATGGCGCTGCTGCTGGCGGGAGCGGGCGCACTGGCATACCGTGGCGCGCTGCGCCGCTGGGCCCAACTGGCCGGTATGGAAGCCAAGGCCAGCGTGGGTGCCAACGCACCAGTGATTGAAACGCGAGGTGCGTCATGA
- a CDS encoding ABC transporter ATP-binding protein: MSAALVLRGVEKRAGATPILRGVDLVIERGERHAFIGPNGAGKSTLFNLIAGADRPSAGRIELNGENITRLTPEAVSRRGLARSFQTTRVFGGLSVFDNLRCALSFASPGGRSSWRLWRDAPDSDARAAQMLDAIGLTARRDEFAGTLSYAEQRALDLGLALVGGAHTVLLDEPTAGMNRAEAARAIELIRTMMAQRTLLMVEHDMEAVFGLADRISVLVQGRVLATGTPTEIRANAAVRAAYLGDGWPL, from the coding sequence ATGAGCGCCGCGCTCGTGCTTCGCGGCGTTGAAAAACGCGCGGGTGCGACGCCGATCCTGCGTGGCGTCGATCTCGTGATTGAACGCGGCGAGCGCCACGCGTTCATTGGCCCGAATGGCGCGGGCAAATCGACGCTATTTAACCTGATCGCGGGCGCTGACCGGCCCAGCGCTGGCCGCATCGAGTTGAACGGCGAAAACATTACCCGGCTCACACCCGAAGCGGTCAGCCGCCGTGGCCTCGCCCGCAGTTTCCAGACGACGCGCGTGTTTGGCGGCTTGAGTGTGTTCGATAACCTGCGCTGTGCGTTGTCCTTCGCTTCGCCTGGCGGGCGTAGCTCATGGCGGCTCTGGCGCGATGCGCCGGACAGCGACGCCCGTGCAGCCCAGATGCTGGATGCCATCGGCCTCACCGCGCGGCGTGATGAATTCGCGGGCACTTTGAGCTATGCCGAGCAGCGCGCGCTCGATCTTGGCCTGGCGCTGGTGGGCGGCGCGCATACGGTGCTGCTGGATGAGCCGACTGCGGGCATGAACCGGGCGGAAGCCGCGCGGGCGATTGAACTGATTCGCACGATGATGGCGCAACGCACCCTGCTGATGGTCGAACACGATATGGAGGCGGTGTTTGGGCTTGCTGACCGGATCTCCGTGCTGGTCCAGGGGCGGGTGCTGGCAACGGGCACTCCAACCGAGATTCGCGCTAATGCGGCGGTCCGCGCTGCTTATCTGGGCGATGGGTGGCCGTTATGA
- a CDS encoding ABC transporter ATP-binding protein gives MSATLLELGGLRAWYGASQVLHDIDLQIHAGEVVALAGRNGSGRSTLARAIMGLVRTEGQRQFAGVALGRRRTFEIARLGIGYVPEHRDIFATLSVHDNLLLGLSTQTQKRARRATPRFTLAEAYALFPVLQARASTRAGVLSGGEQQMLALARALLGDPDLLLVDEPVEGLASQVVEQVESVLQLLRARGIALLLIEQRLVLAHRLADRVAVMGHGAIVFDGTLDALAQRREVLDQWLGLGPG, from the coding sequence ATGAGCGCCACGCTGCTGGAGCTTGGTGGCTTGCGCGCGTGGTACGGCGCGAGCCAGGTATTGCACGACATTGATCTACAGATTCACGCAGGCGAGGTGGTCGCGCTGGCGGGCCGCAATGGTTCGGGGCGCTCGACGCTGGCGCGGGCAATCATGGGTCTCGTGCGTACCGAGGGCCAGAGGCAGTTCGCAGGTGTCGCGTTAGGCCGGCGGCGCACCTTCGAGATCGCTCGTCTTGGTATCGGCTATGTCCCAGAGCACCGCGATATTTTTGCCACGCTGAGCGTGCACGACAATTTGTTGCTCGGTCTCTCCACGCAGACACAAAAACGCGCCAGACGTGCCACACCGCGCTTCACGCTCGCTGAAGCTTACGCGCTGTTTCCGGTGTTGCAGGCACGCGCTTCGACGCGGGCAGGTGTGCTTTCAGGGGGAGAGCAGCAGATGCTGGCCCTGGCACGGGCGTTGCTGGGTGATCCAGATTTACTGCTGGTGGATGAACCGGTGGAAGGGCTGGCCAGCCAGGTGGTCGAACAGGTCGAGAGTGTTTTGCAACTGCTGCGGGCACGCGGCATTGCGCTGTTGTTGATCGAACAACGCCTCGTACTGGCGCACCGTTTGGCAGATCGCGTCGCGGTGATGGGGCATGGGGCGATTGTGTTCGATGGCACGCTGGACGCGCTGGCGCAGCGGCGCGAGGTACTTGATCAGTGGCTTGGATTAGGGCCCGGTTGA
- a CDS encoding sulfurtransferase TusA family protein, giving the protein MQVHKEVDARGLNCPLPILRAKKALADMESGQILKVLATDPGSQRDFAAFARQSHNELVESSMQDKTYVFLMRRR; this is encoded by the coding sequence ATCCAGGTCCACAAGGAAGTCGATGCGCGAGGGCTGAATTGTCCGCTGCCGATTTTGCGCGCTAAAAAAGCGCTTGCTGATATGGAAAGCGGCCAGATCCTCAAGGTGCTGGCGACTGATCCAGGCTCGCAGCGCGATTTTGCCGCCTTTGCCAGACAGAGCCACAACGAGCTGGTCGAGAGCTCGATGCAAGACAAAACCTACGTTTTCCTCATGCGGCGACGCTAA